The Shewanella pealeana ATCC 700345 genome contains the following window.
CTTTGCGGGGTGATATAGCCAATAAACTTATCATCCACATCGGTCACGCGAATATTAGCCTGAATCGCGGTGTAGCTGCTTGATTCAACATCGACAGTATCTTCATAGACGAAGGTGTAGCCAGCCACGACCTTGCCTTGACCCGGCCCCATTCTGAGTAACTCCTCCGTTTCAAAGTTGGATACGGCTGTAGCGCCGATAATTGTGACAGCCACACCAAGGTGAGCGATCAACATGGCCGACTTGTTAGCGATAACGGCTAATCCTTGCTGGCGTAGGTTAAACATTAAGTAGCCAAGAGTTAGTAATATCCAGCTAGCTGAAGTAGCACCCATCCATACCCAAGGGTTGAAACCACCACGGGTTTGTAGTGCAACCAATACGCCAATGCTTGCCGCTGCGGCGAATAGGCCTGCAAGAAGGTATAAACGATGACTAGATTGCTGACATTTAATCAAAGGTGCGGCGCCCATCAATAGTACGGCAACAAAGGTCAGTGGCACGAAGATGCTGTTAAAGTAGGGCGCGCCAACCGATAGGGTTCCTAGATTCAATAGTTCGAATAACAGTGGATAGAAGGTACCGAGTAGCACAGAGATAGCGGCCACGATTAAGACGATGTTGCCGAGCAACATCACGCTATCTCGTGAGACGAGGGCAAAGTCAGATTTAGACTTAATCAAATGAGCCTTTAAGGCAAACAGGGTTAAGGCGCCACACACAAAAACACCCAATAGGAATAGAATCGACATGCCGCGAGTAGGGTCTGAAGCAAAGGCGTGTACAGACTGCACGATTCCAGATCGCACTAAGAAGGTGCCTAATAAGCTCAATGAGAATGCCAGTAAACACAGCAATAGGGTAGTGATCTTAAAACTGCTACGCTGCTGACTCAGAACAACGCTATGTAATAGCGCGGTTGCCACAAGCCAGGGAATAAACGAGGCGTTTTCCACCGGATCCCAGAACCACCATCCTCCCCAACCAAGTTCGTTATAAGCCCACCAAGAACCAAAGGCATTGCCGCCAGTTAAAAATACCCAAGCCATAAGTACCCAAGGGCGCAGGTAGCCAGCATGTTGTTGAGTAAACTTGCCACCAAGTAGCGCTGCAATCGCGGCGGCAAAAGTGACTGTCAGGCCAACATAGCCGAGGAATAGCATGGGTGGATGAAAGATCAAGCCTATGTCTTGTAAAATCGGGTTAAGGTCGCGCCCCTCGATTGGGAAGTTGGGGAGCAAGCGGGCAAAAGGGTTTGAAGTGAACAGCATAAACAGGTTAAAGCCTGCAATCACAAACGCCAGTATGGCGATCATGCGGCCGATAAATAGTGGGTCTTGATAGCGCGACGAGAATACAATCAAGCAGCCCCAAATTGCGATAGACACTACCCAAAACAGCATCGAGCCTTCATGGCTACCCCAAACCGCAGCCACCTTATATAGGATCGCTAGCTGAGTATTAGAGTGGTTGGCTACATAAGCCACCGAGAAGTCATCGAGTAAAAACGAAACAAGTAAACATAATATAGAAGCGCTAATGGTCACCGTCATTAATGCGGTTAATGTTTTTACATAACTAAATAAGTAATGGTTTTTAGTATATGACGCATAGAGCGGAATAAACGCAAGTAACACCGCCGTGACTGTGCTAATGATAAGGAAAATAAGTCCTAGCTCTGGGATCATCTTATTAACTTCTCTATTCGTTTACGTTTATAAGTTCAAAAAGCCTGTATGAAAACTATTCTTTATAATTTAGCTTTTTACTATTGTTGATATTGAACTTAGCTACTTATTTAAATTGTTTAGACTACTGTTTATTAACCAGCGGTCAATTTAGATGCTTTAGCAACGACTGTTCTACGTTATTGAACTCAAGGGTAGGGTATATTAGCTAAGTGTTTTGTGACCTCTCTATCCTTTATCGAACCCGGTATCCTTTCTGATATTTTTTCACGTCTAAATGGATTTTTTTTAGGTCTTTTTAGATATCAAAAAATGCTATTACAAGTGAAAAACGCACTTGGTATTCGTGTGCAAGTTGTTGTATTTAAATTGTTTTCAGCGATTTTTTACTATCTGTGATTTTCAAGCTCTCATTTCTTGCGGTAGCGCGTATTTTTTGCAAAAAAGATATGGAAAATAGCTGCAACTCGATTGTTTAGTTGTTCAGCTTAACAAGAGAGTGCCTAAGTTGAATGATGATGAAAATACTATAACTAGGTTATAACTAGGAGTGATGATGAAAAGT
Protein-coding sequences here:
- a CDS encoding heme lyase CcmF/NrfE family subunit, whose translation is MIPELGLIFLIISTVTAVLLAFIPLYASYTKNHYLFSYVKTLTALMTVTISASILCLLVSFLLDDFSVAYVANHSNTQLAILYKVAAVWGSHEGSMLFWVVSIAIWGCLIVFSSRYQDPLFIGRMIAILAFVIAGFNLFMLFTSNPFARLLPNFPIEGRDLNPILQDIGLIFHPPMLFLGYVGLTVTFAAAIAALLGGKFTQQHAGYLRPWVLMAWVFLTGGNAFGSWWAYNELGWGGWWFWDPVENASFIPWLVATALLHSVVLSQQRSSFKITTLLLCLLAFSLSLLGTFLVRSGIVQSVHAFASDPTRGMSILFLLGVFVCGALTLFALKAHLIKSKSDFALVSRDSVMLLGNIVLIVAAISVLLGTFYPLLFELLNLGTLSVGAPYFNSIFVPLTFVAVLLMGAAPLIKCQQSSHRLYLLAGLFAAAASIGVLVALQTRGGFNPWVWMGATSASWILLTLGYLMFNLRQQGLAVIANKSAMLIAHLGVAVTIIGATAVSNFETEELLRMGPGQGKVVAGYTFVYEDTVDVESSSYTAIQANIRVTDVDDKFIGYITPQRQTFKTNAMETTQAGIMRNLVRDLYVSSGQQLSETEYLVRISHKPLACWIWIGGLMMMLGGFIAAMSGLYSLRQQRTAVDSSVATTQYANTYSAKELA